In Oreochromis aureus strain Israel breed Guangdong linkage group 15, ZZ_aureus, whole genome shotgun sequence, a single genomic region encodes these proteins:
- the LOC120433330 gene encoding uncharacterized protein LOC120433330 codes for MFCPYCGHNVGEVVKFCGSCGKHIEFLAFVDNGSIQENISIEDLIQKYFRDGYSYNEILDILALKHKQKISLTTLKCKLRSLSLSRKKHYSAQALIRAAIIEELKGPGQHYGYRSMWQTLRQKHHLSVKRHDVMVMMAELDPSGVQKRSRRKFVRRVYDSPGPNHTWHVDGYDKLKPYGLAISGCIDGYSRKVLWLVCGATNSNPEVIAQHYVQCASEFGVIPVRLRTDCGTENGTMAAMQCALRSSHQDFFAGAASHMYGSSTTNQRIESWWSYFRKQRTQFWMDLFSDMKEMHLFNGSHEHMCLVRFIFMAVLQRDLEECKRKWNTHLIRPVSQSRCPSGKPDVMYYLPHRFGGRDCGLAVGHQELSQFRMSSTPNFCGDPHLQEHFEGLNSGFSSSQTLESCVENYIRLKRLAGL; via the exons ATGTTTTGTCCATATTGTGGCCATAACGTGGGAGAAGTTGTCAAGTTCTGTGGTTCATGTGGCAAACACATTGAGTTTTTGGCGTTTGTCGACAACG gatCAATTCAGGAAAACATTTCCATCGAAGACCTCATTCAGAAATATTTCAGAGACGGTTACTCCTATAATGAAATATTGGACATTTTGGCCttaaaacataaacagaagATCAGTCTGACCAcacttaaatgtaaattaagAAGTTTATCACTGTCCCGCAAAAAACATTACTCAGCTCAGGCCTTGATTCGTGCTGCAATAATAGAAGAGCTGAAGGGACCTGGTCAACATTATGGATACCGTTCAATGTGGCAGACACTGCGTCAGAAACACCATCTTTCTGTGAAAAGGCATGATGTCATGGTGATGATGGCAGAGCTCGACCCATCTGGAGTCCAAAAACGCTCAAGGAGAAAGTTTGTAAGAAGAGTTTACGATTCACCTGGACCAAACCACACTTGGCATGTTGATGGATATGACAAATTAAAGCCATATGGTTTGGCTATCAGTGGTTGTATTGATGGCTATTCGCGGAAGGTATTATGGTTGGTTTGTGGAGCAACTAACAGCAACCCAGAAGTCATAGCTCAACACTACGTGCAGTGTGCTTCAGAGTTTGGAGTCATACCAGTGCGACTTCGCACAGACTGCGGCACTGAAAATGGGACGATGGCAGCAATGCAATGTGCCTTACGGTCATCTCATCAGGATTTTTTTGCGGGAGCTGCCAGTCATATGTATGGATCTTCAACAACAAATCAAAGAATTGAAAGCTGGTGGTCGTACTTCAGAAAACAGCG AACACAGTTCTGGATGGACCTTTTCAGTGACATGAAGGAAATGCACCTATTTAATGGAAGTCATGAACACATGTGCTTGGTGCGCTTCATTTTCATGGCTGTGCTTCAGAGGGATCTGGAGGAATGCAAAAGAAAGTGGAACACGCACCTGATCCGTCCAGTTAGCCAGTCACGCTGTCCATCTGGTAAACCGGATGTGATGTATTACCTGCCTCATAG GTTTGGTGGACGTGACTGTGGCCTTGCAGTTGGACATCAAGAGCTGAGCCAGTTCAGGATGAGTTCAACTCCCAATTTCTGTGGAGACCCTCACCTACAAGAACATTTTGAAGGACTAAACAGTGGCTTCAGTTCATCACAGACTTTGGAATCTTGTGTGGAGAACTACATCAGACTA